One Candidatus Palauibacter scopulicola DNA window includes the following coding sequences:
- a CDS encoding redoxin domain-containing protein: MSTRSRRSGPNFGPFLPLVVFAGVLLGACVEGAAPPDYTAEELAAAKQELRDHARLRTFEAGKLFGEEWVARAPDDAELRGLYAYQLVGWRLSKEVHEQADAILADDPESPWGLYAKAYAHYADNETTPALELAREAWEASPRPEFAFLYLRALSREDFDAAREFLEGLDEETRGWPEMLRMQAELESQARYMLSDPTWADSSRATWAEFKERFPDHVLGYTRLANEAYNARRMDEWTSLMDAALELAPGSSEVRRQHWRGLWMSELLPQDERGPAVRASMAAFRDAAPETLHGLGAIAAMHREMGDEERAAQLETQIVESDPASYHASLIYLGEVRSANDKLSELREEHGPDSPEHRAQLGVVRDAVHEYLERPLYSDTYKGTAYITLYFALRSMDPLPVEDFADAVRGLAAYETMNPHITFGAAPLAMIDHTPYALEAVDIVREGVPVMLERLNESRDRFDTEGEFDQLLRSFLTDTYDVIGWAHFKAGRVEDGRHTLERALAISEDTRDVRYHLGQVYEHLAAEAEEDGDAEAVTAWLDQAEDSYIAGFGASRGANPNQAALEALYESRNGSREGIEEYLATLDERDRIRRRDRILESRVEAAGTYEPFTLARLDGEMVDSADLEGKIAVLHFWGTWCGPCIVEMPEYQKFDERYRDDAEVAVLSISNDRTNDVIEEYLAKNNFDFTVLVDDDYVTRAGVSAWPTTWFVDREGYIQFVKIGTALKLDEEFAWRVEALRETDGTR, translated from the coding sequence ATGTCGACGCGTTCCCGCCGATCCGGCCCGAACTTCGGACCGTTTCTTCCGCTCGTCGTGTTTGCGGGCGTGCTGCTCGGAGCGTGCGTGGAAGGTGCCGCTCCGCCCGACTACACGGCCGAAGAACTCGCGGCGGCGAAGCAGGAGCTTCGCGACCATGCCCGGCTGCGCACCTTCGAGGCCGGCAAGCTGTTCGGCGAAGAGTGGGTCGCCCGTGCTCCGGACGACGCGGAACTCCGGGGCCTCTACGCCTACCAGCTCGTGGGCTGGCGGCTCTCGAAGGAGGTCCACGAGCAGGCCGACGCGATCCTGGCGGATGACCCCGAGAGTCCCTGGGGCCTATACGCCAAAGCCTACGCACACTACGCGGACAACGAGACGACACCCGCCCTCGAGCTGGCCCGCGAGGCGTGGGAGGCCTCTCCGCGACCCGAGTTCGCCTTCCTCTACCTGCGGGCGTTGAGCCGGGAAGACTTCGATGCGGCGCGGGAGTTCCTCGAAGGGCTCGATGAGGAGACCCGCGGTTGGCCGGAGATGCTGCGCATGCAGGCCGAACTGGAGTCACAGGCCCGCTACATGCTGAGCGACCCGACGTGGGCGGACTCCAGCCGAGCGACGTGGGCCGAGTTTAAGGAACGGTTTCCGGACCACGTACTGGGATACACCAGGTTGGCCAACGAGGCCTATAACGCCCGCCGCATGGATGAGTGGACCTCACTCATGGACGCGGCTCTCGAGCTTGCGCCTGGATCGTCGGAGGTTCGACGACAGCACTGGCGCGGCCTGTGGATGTCGGAACTTCTCCCGCAGGACGAGCGAGGCCCGGCCGTCAGGGCCAGCATGGCGGCGTTCCGTGATGCCGCCCCGGAGACCCTGCACGGGCTTGGAGCCATCGCCGCAATGCACCGGGAGATGGGCGATGAAGAGCGCGCCGCTCAACTCGAGACGCAGATCGTCGAGAGCGATCCGGCCAGCTATCACGCATCGCTCATCTATCTGGGCGAGGTGCGTAGCGCGAACGACAAGCTGAGCGAACTCCGGGAAGAGCACGGCCCGGACTCGCCCGAACATCGCGCCCAGCTCGGCGTCGTACGAGACGCCGTGCACGAATACCTGGAGCGGCCGCTTTACAGCGACACCTACAAGGGAACGGCCTACATCACTCTGTATTTTGCGCTCAGGTCCATGGATCCGCTTCCGGTGGAGGACTTCGCCGACGCGGTGCGGGGACTCGCCGCATACGAAACCATGAATCCTCACATCACGTTCGGGGCGGCCCCGCTCGCCATGATCGATCACACACCCTACGCGCTCGAAGCAGTCGACATCGTACGCGAGGGCGTGCCCGTCATGCTGGAGCGATTGAACGAGTCGCGAGACCGCTTCGACACGGAAGGCGAGTTCGATCAACTGCTCCGCAGCTTCCTCACGGACACGTACGACGTGATCGGGTGGGCCCACTTCAAGGCTGGCCGTGTGGAGGATGGGCGTCACACGCTCGAGCGCGCGCTGGCGATTTCCGAGGACACCCGCGACGTCCGCTACCATCTGGGGCAGGTTTATGAGCACCTGGCCGCGGAGGCGGAGGAAGATGGAGACGCCGAAGCGGTCACGGCCTGGCTGGACCAGGCGGAGGATTCCTACATCGCGGGATTCGGGGCCAGCCGGGGCGCGAACCCCAATCAAGCCGCTCTCGAGGCCCTGTACGAGAGCCGGAACGGGAGCCGAGAGGGGATCGAGGAGTACCTCGCGACGCTGGACGAGCGTGACCGGATCCGGCGGCGCGATCGCATCCTCGAGTCGCGGGTGGAGGCGGCGGGGACGTACGAACCGTTCACGCTCGCGCGGCTGGACGGCGAGATGGTCGACTCGGCCGACCTCGAGGGGAAGATTGCCGTACTCCACTTCTGGGGGACGTGGTGCGGCCCGTGCATCGTGGAGATGCCGGAGTACCAGAAGTTCGACGAGCGCTACCGCGACGACGCCGAAGTGGCGGTGCTCTCGATCAGCAACGACCGCACGAACGACGTGATCGAGGAGTACCTGGCGAAGAACAACTTCGACTTCACCGTGCTCGTAGACGACGACTACGTGACGCGCGCCGGGGTGAGCGCCTGGCCCACCACCTGGTTCGTCGACCGCGAAGGCTACATCCAGTTCGTGAAGATCGGCACGGCCCTGAAGCTCGACGAAGAGTTCGCCTGGCGCGTCGAGGCGCTTCGCGAAACCGACGGCACGCGCTGA
- a CDS encoding PH domain-containing protein — protein MNESTHSIETPETPETPETAAAAETAETAGSVDPADPAADGIADGVRRSLDPKVIPLQRTIGGIVTGCVSLPLGAAVGVLWAAFGPPPVVWGPMLGGWAAVTGALGWWLYRWPVLHHRYASYAVHPDGIEIRKGVIWRQAISVARSRVQHTDVSQGPLERKYGLGTLGIYTAGTDHAKVSLDGLEHETALRIRDHLLPPAGDDAV, from the coding sequence ATGAACGAGTCGACGCACAGCATCGAGACGCCGGAAACGCCGGAAACGCCGGAAACGGCCGCGGCGGCCGAGACAGCGGAGACGGCGGGCTCGGTGGACCCGGCGGACCCGGCCGCAGACGGCATCGCGGACGGGGTGCGCCGTTCGCTCGATCCGAAGGTGATCCCGCTGCAACGCACGATCGGCGGTATCGTCACGGGTTGCGTCTCGCTCCCGCTCGGCGCCGCGGTCGGCGTGCTGTGGGCGGCCTTTGGACCCCCTCCGGTCGTATGGGGCCCGATGCTGGGAGGTTGGGCCGCGGTCACCGGCGCGCTCGGCTGGTGGCTGTACCGGTGGCCCGTCCTTCACCACCGCTACGCCTCCTACGCCGTACACCCGGACGGGATCGAGATCCGCAAGGGCGTGATCTGGCGGCAGGCGATCAGCGTGGCGCGTTCCCGTGTCCAGCACACCGACGTGTCGCAGGGGCCGCTCGAGCGGAAGTATGGCCTCGGGACGCTGGGCATCTACACCGCGGGCACCGACCACGCCAAGGTCTCCCTCGACGGACTTGAGCACGAAACGGCGCTCCGCATCCGGGATCATCTCCTGCCGCCGGCGGGGGACGATGCCGTCTGA
- a CDS encoding PH domain-containing protein, whose protein sequence is MPSEAAAPPRATEHRLHPLSIGFSLGSQLRRAILPLIIGGASANVLGVVEMRFVLLVGLIPLVVGAVVRYLTFRYRYEEAELVIRSGLLFRRERHVPYARIQNLDAVQGVFHRVLGVVEVKLQTGGGQEPEATLTVLPLPALEALRQRVREGKREAAGEVAAAGEVTDAATGTAADAAATLDAAATGMPAEAADPAPADSAEGRTLLHLPARELLLHGLLQNRGMVLIAAAFGLAWETGLFERASDWVAGEQSRIGPAVEGAAADVVAAGILVTVLAIAALVVAFVIFARLLSIVWTLVRLHDYRVVRSEEGLRATFGMLTQVAATIPLRRVQTVTIHEGPLQRWVGRVAVGVQTAGGSQAGPQGNADPHRHQLAPILRRERLREFLREVVPELDAPEVNWEPVSPLAFRRVLRGTCFLATLAAVPLYFGLEAWGVAFHAAFLAWAVLYARRYVDHLGWALKDDMVWFRSGWLWRRTTIARYTRIQVVALRASPIDRWRGMASLRVDTAGAGAAAHKVDIPYLPLDTARHLRTLLAAEAARTAFRW, encoded by the coding sequence ATGCCGTCTGAGGCGGCGGCGCCGCCGCGGGCCACCGAGCACCGCCTCCATCCGCTCTCCATCGGCTTCTCGCTCGGAAGCCAGCTCCGGCGGGCGATCCTCCCCCTGATCATCGGAGGCGCGTCGGCCAACGTCCTGGGCGTCGTGGAGATGCGTTTCGTCCTCCTGGTCGGGCTCATCCCGCTCGTCGTGGGGGCCGTCGTGCGCTACCTGACGTTCCGGTACCGGTACGAGGAGGCGGAACTCGTGATCCGGAGCGGCCTCCTATTTCGACGGGAGCGGCATGTCCCCTACGCGCGGATCCAGAACCTCGACGCCGTGCAGGGCGTGTTCCACCGCGTGCTGGGCGTCGTGGAGGTCAAGCTCCAGACGGGCGGAGGACAGGAACCCGAGGCGACGCTGACCGTCCTCCCCCTGCCGGCCCTCGAAGCGCTGCGCCAGCGGGTCCGCGAGGGAAAGCGGGAGGCCGCCGGGGAGGTGGCGGCTGCCGGAGAGGTGACGGACGCCGCGACGGGGACGGCTGCCGACGCGGCGGCGACTCTCGACGCAGCGGCGACCGGTATGCCCGCCGAGGCGGCGGATCCCGCTCCGGCCGATTCCGCGGAGGGCCGCACACTGCTGCACCTTCCGGCGCGCGAACTCCTGCTCCACGGTCTCCTCCAGAACCGCGGCATGGTGCTGATCGCCGCCGCTTTCGGCCTCGCGTGGGAGACGGGCCTCTTCGAGCGGGCCTCCGACTGGGTCGCCGGGGAGCAGTCGCGGATCGGGCCCGCGGTCGAGGGCGCGGCTGCCGACGTGGTGGCGGCCGGCATTCTCGTGACCGTGCTCGCCATAGCGGCGCTGGTCGTCGCCTTCGTGATCTTCGCCCGGCTGCTCTCGATCGTCTGGACGCTCGTGCGCCTGCACGACTACCGGGTCGTGCGCTCCGAGGAGGGGCTGCGCGCCACGTTCGGCATGCTGACGCAGGTCGCCGCCACGATCCCGCTACGGCGCGTTCAGACGGTGACGATTCACGAGGGGCCGCTGCAGCGCTGGGTGGGGCGCGTCGCGGTCGGCGTCCAGACCGCCGGAGGCAGCCAGGCCGGGCCGCAGGGGAACGCGGATCCGCACCGGCACCAACTCGCGCCGATTCTGAGACGAGAACGCCTGCGCGAATTCCTCCGGGAGGTGGTCCCGGAGCTGGACGCGCCCGAGGTCAATTGGGAGCCAGTATCTCCGCTCGCCTTCCGGCGCGTGTTGAGGGGAACGTGCTTCCTCGCCACGCTGGCCGCGGTGCCGCTCTACTTCGGGCTCGAAGCCTGGGGCGTGGCCTTCCACGCCGCCTTCCTCGCCTGGGCCGTGCTCTACGCGCGGCGTTACGTCGACCACCTCGGGTGGGCGCTGAAGGACGACATGGTCTGGTTCCGGAGCGGCTGGCTGTGGCGCCGCACGACCATCGCCCGCTACACCCGCATCCAGGTCGTGGCGCTACGCGCGTCCCCGATCGACCGCTGGCGGGGCATGGCCAGCCTCCGGGTGGACACGGCCGGAGCAGGGGCCGCCGCCCACAAGGTGGACATCCCCTACCTGCCCCTCGACACGGCCCGACACCTGCGAACCCTCCTCGCCGCGGAAGCCGCCCGAACCGCCTTCCGCTGGTAA
- a CDS encoding peptide chain release factor-like protein, whose amino-acid sequence MSAAKSRSDEALLAECTVETFRAGGPGGQHQNKTESAVRLTHRPTGIVVTARESRSQHRNRARALDRLRAALREREHTRRPRRPTKPTRASREERLEKKRRRSLTKRQRRRPESDE is encoded by the coding sequence GTGAGCGCCGCGAAGTCACGCAGCGACGAAGCACTGCTCGCCGAGTGCACGGTCGAGACGTTCCGGGCCGGCGGTCCGGGCGGCCAGCACCAGAACAAGACGGAGTCGGCCGTCCGGCTCACGCACCGTCCCACCGGCATCGTCGTGACCGCGCGCGAGTCCCGCAGCCAGCACCGCAACCGCGCCCGCGCCCTGGACCGGCTCCGCGCCGCCCTCCGGGAGCGGGAGCACACGCGCAGGCCGCGCCGTCCGACGAAGCCTACCCGGGCCTCCCGGGAGGAACGACTGGAAAAGAAACGGCGCCGCTCCCTCACGAAGAGGCAGCGGCGCCGTCCCGAATCCGACGAGTAG
- a CDS encoding amidohydrolase family protein, with protein MMDGSTNTTGDRIGTMLKSIVGTATVLGIVGLGAPSPAVAQDGGTFAVQGATIHTVADGVIEGGTIVIRDGRIIAVGADVDIPADAEIIDGEGKHVFPGMIDSFSSLGLTEVGAVAVTNDASELGRWNPHLNAHTAIHPASEHIPVARANGITHSMVAPGGGGRFGGGGGSGIQGQATLVHLDGWTVEEMEIEKTAAMVLGWPTLSTGFRAFAGFGPPAGGRSFRRAQERFDEEVAEMDSWFVAAEHYRQAVASGSSRVPRNIQLEHLSRVLDRGMKVIVRANGWREIESAIEFAEKWNLDLVIAGGNGAREIAGTLAEKNIPVILGPVQRLPQGEDTAYDDPNTLPGVLRDAGVEIAFATFNSSDARTLPYEAANSVSWGLSKEAALEAVTLGPARVLGVDDRLGSLEVGKVGNLIVTDGDPLEITTRIEWVFIKGVPSDLDNKHDSLWEEYRNRPARRVTTTTT; from the coding sequence ATGATGGACGGATCCACGAACACCACAGGTGACAGGATCGGCACCATGCTGAAGTCGATCGTGGGGACCGCGACGGTCCTCGGCATTGTCGGGCTCGGCGCGCCGAGCCCGGCCGTCGCGCAGGACGGCGGCACGTTCGCGGTGCAGGGGGCCACGATTCACACGGTGGCCGACGGCGTGATCGAGGGCGGTACGATCGTCATCAGGGATGGCCGCATCATCGCGGTCGGAGCGGACGTCGACATTCCGGCGGACGCCGAGATCATCGACGGGGAAGGGAAGCACGTCTTTCCCGGCATGATCGATTCGTTCAGCTCGCTCGGGCTCACGGAGGTCGGCGCCGTCGCGGTGACGAACGACGCGAGCGAGCTGGGGCGCTGGAACCCGCATCTCAACGCGCACACGGCCATCCACCCCGCCAGCGAGCACATCCCGGTCGCGCGCGCGAACGGGATCACGCACTCGATGGTCGCGCCCGGCGGCGGCGGCCGCTTCGGTGGCGGCGGAGGTTCGGGCATCCAGGGTCAGGCCACGCTCGTCCACCTCGACGGCTGGACGGTGGAGGAGATGGAGATCGAGAAGACCGCGGCCATGGTCCTCGGCTGGCCCACGCTCTCGACGGGGTTCCGCGCCTTCGCCGGTTTCGGTCCCCCGGCGGGCGGCCGTTCCTTCCGGCGGGCGCAGGAGCGCTTTGACGAGGAGGTGGCGGAGATGGATTCGTGGTTCGTCGCCGCGGAGCACTACCGGCAGGCGGTGGCGTCCGGATCGAGCCGCGTGCCGCGCAACATCCAGCTCGAACACCTGTCGCGCGTCCTCGACCGGGGGATGAAGGTCATCGTGCGCGCGAACGGGTGGCGCGAGATCGAGTCGGCCATCGAGTTCGCGGAGAAGTGGAACCTGGACCTCGTCATCGCGGGCGGAAACGGGGCGCGCGAGATCGCAGGCACGCTGGCCGAGAAGAACATCCCCGTGATCCTGGGGCCTGTGCAGCGGCTGCCGCAGGGCGAGGACACCGCGTACGACGATCCGAACACGCTGCCCGGCGTGCTGCGCGACGCGGGGGTCGAGATCGCGTTCGCGACCTTCAACTCGTCCGACGCGCGGACGCTCCCCTACGAGGCCGCGAACTCCGTGTCGTGGGGGCTCTCGAAGGAGGCGGCGCTGGAAGCCGTGACGCTGGGCCCCGCGCGCGTGCTCGGCGTGGACGACCGGCTGGGGTCGCTGGAGGTGGGGAAGGTGGGGAACCTGATCGTGACCGACGGAGATCCGCTCGAGATCACGACCCGGATCGAGTGGGTCTTCATCAAGGGCGTGCCGTCCGACCTGGACAACAAGCACGATAGCCTGTGGGAGGAATACAGGAACCGCCCGGCGCGGCGGGTGACCACGACGACGACCTAG
- a CDS encoding carboxypeptidase regulatory-like domain-containing protein, with translation MQHGRALALAVLVALQPVVVPLGVEGQSIDDCDGRASLRVSVVDESGFIPIPGATVVLRWTDAERRPVRESAGTDGHLLLCAPRDAGEATLWAEFGDASSQEAVVALEAGMPHDVELRLLLSEAGTGRLVGLVRDAATDEPVAAAAVSILGDAGEVSSNRRGRFVLSGVPVGRREIAVRHIGYAPFSHPVAVARGHTTEIEIGLVPEPVELEPLVATVVRSRRLETQGFYERKYWGELVAGGTFFTAEDIERRSPLRITQMVADIPGIRLRNCGARQNSCRLYNTRISDISSTDGCLMNIYLDGSLIVRRGRIGGGDVPNINDFVLPIEIAGVEVYLGPSELPAEFAGMESRCGVVVIWTKS, from the coding sequence ATGCAGCACGGACGAGCGTTGGCGCTGGCCGTTCTGGTCGCGCTGCAACCGGTTGTCGTCCCCCTCGGTGTGGAGGGCCAGTCGATAGACGACTGCGACGGCCGGGCCTCCCTCCGGGTCTCGGTGGTGGACGAATCCGGCTTCATTCCGATCCCCGGAGCCACCGTGGTCCTGCGCTGGACGGACGCGGAGCGGCGACCGGTGCGGGAAAGCGCCGGCACGGACGGACACTTGCTGCTCTGCGCTCCGCGGGACGCGGGGGAAGCCACGCTCTGGGCCGAGTTCGGAGACGCATCCAGCCAGGAAGCCGTCGTGGCCCTCGAAGCGGGGATGCCGCACGACGTGGAGCTTCGGCTCCTGCTCTCGGAGGCCGGCACCGGACGGCTCGTGGGCCTTGTCCGCGATGCCGCTACGGATGAGCCCGTGGCCGCGGCGGCGGTGTCCATCCTCGGCGACGCCGGCGAAGTCTCGAGCAACCGCAGGGGCCGCTTCGTCCTCAGCGGCGTCCCCGTCGGCCGGCGCGAGATCGCCGTGCGCCACATCGGGTATGCGCCCTTCAGCCATCCGGTCGCGGTGGCCCGCGGGCACACGACGGAAATCGAGATCGGTCTCGTCCCGGAACCGGTGGAGCTGGAGCCGCTGGTCGCGACCGTCGTACGGTCTCGCCGACTGGAAACCCAGGGCTTCTATGAGAGAAAATACTGGGGCGAACTGGTCGCAGGCGGCACCTTCTTCACGGCCGAGGACATCGAGCGCCGAAGTCCCCTCCGGATCACGCAGATGGTCGCCGATATCCCGGGCATCCGACTCCGGAACTGCGGCGCGCGGCAGAACAGCTGCAGGCTGTACAACACCCGGATATCGGATATCTCTTCGACCGATGGCTGCCTGATGAACATCTACCTGGACGGCAGCCTCATCGTGCGCAGGGGTCGGATCGGGGGCGGTGACGTACCGAACATCAACGATTTCGTTCTTCCGATCGAGATCGCGGGGGTCGAAGTGTACCTGGGCCCCTCCGAGCTGCCGGCGGAGTTCGCCGGGATGGAATCGCGCTGCGGCGTCGTCGTGATCTGGACGAAGTCTTGA
- a CDS encoding ATP-dependent DNA helicase RecQ, which produces MLRTMIEPRAPHPESVLRDVFGYDEFRPGQAHIIDAVLAGRDCIGVMPTGAGKSLTFQIPARLMPGTVVVLSPLISLMKDQVDALLDLGFRATAINSSLAADERRRRLRGFERGDYELVYLAPEALGPHMRARLRHAPLSLIVVDEAHCISQWGHDFRPSYRALQGLRDEIRDGGATGNGGAGENGLPILALTATATRRVAADIIRQLGMRKPEGYKGSFFRSNLRVVCRKKGEGNTRAEILGLIRRHRGESGIVYCLSRKSVEQMAEFLRREGVDAVPYHAGLDDGARAEHQDAFARDEVDVVVATIAFGMGIDKSNVRFVIHRDMPSDIESWYQEIGRAGRDGLPSDCVLFYSWADVKVRERFLAEIDDPTVREAKRRAAVDLFRLADRDACRHRGLLAYFGEDFEACGESCDVCTGIGVTDLVDVLPVLKRKPRAGRAGGRVAAGRATTTEIDRSPSDPTFQRLRTLRKELADARGVPAYIVFSDQVLWDLIDLRPGSPEEMLRVPGIGPAKLEQYGEVFLDALREG; this is translated from the coding sequence ATGTTGCGAACGATGATCGAGCCGCGCGCCCCCCACCCGGAATCCGTCCTCCGCGACGTGTTCGGCTACGACGAATTCCGGCCCGGGCAGGCGCACATCATCGACGCGGTGCTGGCGGGACGCGACTGCATCGGCGTCATGCCCACCGGGGCGGGGAAGTCGCTCACCTTCCAGATTCCGGCGCGGCTCATGCCGGGGACGGTCGTCGTCCTCTCGCCCCTCATCAGCCTGATGAAGGACCAGGTCGACGCCCTCCTCGACCTCGGGTTCCGGGCCACGGCGATCAACTCGTCGCTCGCGGCGGACGAGCGCCGGCGCCGGCTGCGGGGGTTCGAGCGCGGAGACTATGAACTCGTCTACCTGGCTCCGGAAGCGCTGGGTCCGCACATGCGGGCGCGCCTGCGTCACGCGCCGCTCTCCCTGATCGTCGTCGACGAGGCGCACTGTATTTCGCAATGGGGACACGACTTTCGCCCGTCCTACCGGGCGCTTCAGGGACTGCGGGACGAAATTCGCGACGGAGGCGCGACCGGGAACGGAGGCGCGGGGGAAAACGGACTGCCGATCCTCGCGCTCACCGCCACCGCCACCCGCCGGGTCGCGGCCGACATCATTCGACAGTTGGGGATGAGGAAACCAGAGGGATACAAGGGTTCCTTCTTTCGCTCGAACCTCCGCGTCGTCTGCCGGAAGAAGGGGGAGGGGAATACGCGGGCCGAGATTTTGGGGCTCATCCGCCGGCACCGGGGGGAGAGCGGGATCGTCTACTGTCTCTCGCGAAAGTCCGTGGAACAGATGGCGGAGTTCCTGCGGCGCGAGGGCGTCGACGCGGTCCCGTACCACGCGGGACTCGACGACGGCGCACGGGCGGAGCACCAGGACGCGTTCGCCCGCGATGAGGTCGACGTGGTCGTGGCGACGATCGCCTTCGGGATGGGGATCGACAAGTCCAACGTGCGCTTCGTCATCCACCGCGACATGCCGTCGGACATCGAGTCGTGGTACCAGGAGATCGGACGCGCCGGGCGGGACGGCCTGCCCAGCGACTGCGTGCTCTTCTACTCGTGGGCGGACGTGAAGGTGCGCGAGCGGTTCCTCGCCGAGATCGACGATCCGACGGTGCGCGAGGCCAAGCGTCGGGCGGCCGTCGACCTCTTCCGGCTCGCGGACCGCGACGCGTGCCGCCACCGCGGGCTGCTCGCCTACTTCGGGGAGGACTTCGAGGCGTGCGGCGAGTCGTGCGACGTGTGCACGGGAATCGGCGTGACGGATCTCGTGGACGTGCTCCCCGTGCTCAAGCGCAAGCCTCGGGCTGGACGCGCGGGCGGCCGCGTTGCCGCGGGGCGGGCCACCACCACCGAGATCGACCGGTCGCCGTCGGACCCCACCTTCCAGCGCCTCCGCACGCTGCGGAAGGAACTGGCGGACGCGCGCGGCGTCCCCGCGTACATCGTGTTCAGCGACCAGGTGCTGTGGGACCTGATCGACCTGCGTCCCGGCTCGCCCGAGGAGATGCTGCGCGTGCCCGGCATCGGCCCCGCCAAGCTCGAGCAGTACGGCGAGGTGTTCCTCGACGCGCTGCGCGAGGGCTGA
- a CDS encoding amidohydrolase family protein, whose protein sequence is MRHPMTRAAGRVGAGCLALGLAYAVALAVPGGAAAQEQPILITGATILTAADAGRIEDGAVLFENGRIVAVGPAAEVEAPSDAVVIDGTGKFITPGIVDAHSHIAADAINEGAVSVSSMVSIHDVIDPTDIALYREAAGGTTTSHVMHGSANPIGGNNAVIKHRWGADAQGLLFQGAPPTIKFALGENPKRAGSPNLPGQEARYPASRMGVMDVVRQAFIEASEYKAEWDTYRARVADGDRDAIPPRRNLTMDPLVEVLEGTRYVHAHSYRADEILQLMRVAEEFGFRIHVFQHVLEGYRVADEMAEHGAHASTFSDWWAYKMEAYEAIPHNAAIMTQRGVNVSINSDSGEEGRHLNQEAAKTMKWGGLTEAEALATVTINPAIQLMIDDRVGSLEAGKDADIVLWENYPLSSYARVRTTYIDGEVVFDIDADMAMRAEIAAEKEELREMLGEADEDDDSDNEREPGRWPGGGR, encoded by the coding sequence ATGAGACATCCGATGACACGGGCTGCCGGGCGAGTCGGAGCCGGATGCCTGGCGCTCGGCCTGGCGTACGCCGTCGCGCTCGCGGTCCCGGGCGGGGCGGCCGCGCAGGAGCAGCCGATCCTCATCACGGGCGCGACGATTCTCACCGCGGCGGACGCCGGGCGGATCGAGGACGGCGCCGTCCTGTTCGAGAACGGGCGCATCGTCGCCGTCGGGCCGGCCGCCGAGGTGGAGGCGCCCTCCGACGCGGTGGTCATCGACGGGACGGGCAAGTTCATCACGCCCGGCATCGTCGACGCCCATTCCCATATCGCGGCCGACGCGATCAACGAGGGGGCGGTCTCCGTCTCCTCCATGGTGTCGATCCACGACGTGATCGACCCGACGGACATCGCGCTCTACCGCGAGGCGGCGGGCGGCACGACGACGTCGCACGTCATGCACGGGAGCGCGAACCCGATCGGCGGCAACAACGCCGTCATCAAGCATCGCTGGGGCGCGGACGCGCAGGGTCTCCTCTTCCAGGGCGCCCCGCCCACCATCAAGTTCGCGCTCGGCGAGAACCCGAAGCGGGCCGGGAGCCCCAACCTACCCGGCCAGGAGGCGCGCTATCCCGCCTCCCGCATGGGGGTGATGGACGTGGTTCGGCAGGCCTTCATCGAGGCCAGCGAGTACAAGGCCGAGTGGGACACCTACCGGGCGCGCGTGGCCGACGGCGACCGCGATGCGATCCCGCCACGCCGCAACCTGACCATGGATCCGCTGGTTGAAGTGCTCGAAGGCACGCGCTACGTGCACGCGCACAGCTACCGCGCGGACGAGATCCTGCAGCTCATGCGGGTGGCCGAGGAGTTCGGCTTCCGCATCCACGTCTTCCAGCATGTCCTGGAAGGCTACCGCGTGGCCGACGAGATGGCGGAGCACGGGGCCCACGCCTCCACGTTCTCGGACTGGTGGGCCTACAAGATGGAGGCCTACGAGGCGATCCCGCACAACGCGGCGATCATGACGCAACGCGGCGTCAACGTCTCCATCAACTCCGACAGCGGGGAAGAGGGACGGCACCTCAATCAGGAAGCCGCCAAGACGATGAAGTGGGGCGGCCTGACCGAGGCCGAGGCCCTCGCCACCGTCACGATCAATCCGGCGATCCAGCTCATGATCGACGACCGCGTGGGTTCGCTGGAGGCGGGGAAGGACGCGGACATCGTCCTGTGGGAGAACTATCCGCTCTCCTCCTACGCCAGGGTCCGGACGACGTATATCGACGGCGAGGTGGTGTTCGATATCGACGCCGACATGGCGATGCGGGCCGAGATCGCGGCGGAGAAGGAGGAGTTGAGAGAGATGCTCGGCGAGGCGGACGAGGACGACGACTCGGATAACGAGCGCGAACCGGGCCGGTGGCCCGGAGGTGGACGATGA